The following coding sequences are from one Lysinibacillus sp. FSL W8-0992 window:
- the proC gene encoding pyrroline-5-carboxylate reductase: protein MKKILFIGAGSMAEALMQGWIKQNVFKPQEIYVTNRSDKQRLQFLHDTYGINCNVEETIYQQADLIILAMKPKDAIKAMLELKSKITEHTSILSILAGIAISTITEQLGLRPVARVMPNTSATIGMSASGIAFNGHVSATQRTMFLQLLEAVGSVIEVEEDQLHAVTALSGSGPAYIYYLMEAFERVGIEVGLSKDTVRLLMTQTLAGTAEMLKQSVDEPDVLRKKVTSPGGTTEAGIKALEQYQFNEAIEACIKEAEARSRALAKSK, encoded by the coding sequence ATGAAAAAAATACTTTTTATTGGTGCAGGCTCGATGGCAGAAGCATTGATGCAAGGCTGGATTAAGCAGAATGTATTTAAGCCACAAGAAATTTATGTCACCAATCGCTCAGATAAGCAACGGTTACAATTTTTACACGACACGTACGGCATTAATTGTAACGTTGAAGAGACTATTTATCAGCAAGCAGATCTCATCATTTTAGCAATGAAACCAAAGGATGCCATTAAAGCAATGCTAGAACTAAAATCGAAAATAACAGAGCATACTTCGATTCTATCCATTTTAGCTGGTATTGCGATTAGCACTATAACAGAACAGTTAGGATTGCGCCCTGTAGCTCGAGTAATGCCAAATACATCTGCAACGATCGGTATGTCCGCAAGTGGTATAGCATTTAATGGGCATGTATCAGCTACACAACGTACCATGTTTTTACAATTATTAGAAGCTGTTGGTTCTGTGATTGAAGTTGAGGAAGACCAGTTGCATGCGGTTACAGCGCTATCTGGCAGTGGCCCTGCATATATTTATTATTTAATGGAAGCATTTGAACGAGTAGGAATTGAGGTAGGGCTTTCAAAAGATACTGTAAGATTACTGATGACGCAAACCCTCGCAGGTACAGCAGAAATGTTAAAGCAATCCGTTGATGAGCCTGATGTGCTTCGGAAAAAAGTTACTAGTCCAGGTGGTACAACAGAAGCTGGTATTAAAGCGCTGGAACAATATCAATTTAATGAAGCGATTGAAGCATGCATAAAAGAAGCTGAAGCTCGATCTCGCGCACTTGCAAAAAGTAAGTAA
- a CDS encoding MBL fold metallo-hydrolase yields MSIHKIEIPTPYEVGDVNAFVVKGDALTIFDVGPKTMEAYDALKWGIRAAGFDLRDIEQVVLTHHHPDHAGWVDAFPHAEILGHAYNDKWLRHDEEFLRYHEQFYSERLFEHGVPLEYIQQSVHVRRELELVGELPLTQILHDGDEVPGHPGLKAIETLGHAQSHFIFWDEKTHNVIGGDLLLEKITPNPLIEPPLDRTLGRPKSLLQYNASLEILRQLPVNIMYTGHGANLEDIPYLIDKRLERQHHQSMKVYELFSGDELTVVQMTKRLYPSIFQHQLGLTLSKTLGHLDYLEANNLVVSEKNNEGVYLFKRK; encoded by the coding sequence TTGTCGATACATAAAATAGAAATTCCAACGCCCTATGAAGTAGGAGACGTCAATGCATTTGTTGTCAAAGGTGATGCATTAACAATATTTGATGTTGGTCCAAAAACAATGGAAGCTTATGATGCACTCAAATGGGGTATTCGAGCAGCTGGCTTTGATTTACGAGATATTGAACAGGTTGTTTTAACCCATCACCATCCTGATCATGCGGGATGGGTTGATGCTTTTCCACATGCAGAAATTTTAGGTCATGCCTATAACGATAAATGGCTACGTCATGACGAAGAGTTTTTACGTTATCATGAGCAGTTTTACAGTGAGCGTTTGTTCGAGCATGGCGTCCCACTAGAATATATTCAACAGAGTGTCCATGTTCGTCGAGAATTAGAGCTTGTTGGAGAGCTACCATTGACACAAATTTTACATGATGGGGATGAAGTACCCGGTCATCCGGGTTTAAAGGCAATTGAAACATTAGGACATGCACAAAGTCATTTCATTTTTTGGGATGAAAAAACGCATAATGTTATTGGCGGAGATTTATTGTTAGAAAAAATTACACCTAATCCATTAATCGAACCACCTTTAGACCGCACACTAGGTCGCCCGAAATCATTGTTGCAATATAATGCATCGCTTGAAATATTACGTCAATTGCCTGTAAACATTATGTACACAGGGCATGGAGCAAATTTAGAAGACATACCATATTTAATTGATAAACGTCTTGAACGGCAACATCATCAATCTATGAAGGTGTATGAGTTATTTAGCGGTGATGAGTTAACGGTTGTACAAATGACAAAACGTTTATATCCATCGATTTTTCAGCATCAGCTTGGCTTGACATTATCAAAGACACTTGGACATTTAGACTATTTAGAGGCAAATAACCTAGTGGTTTCTGAGAAGAATAATGAAGGTGTCTATTTGTTTAAAAGAAAGTAG
- a CDS encoding SDR family NAD(P)-dependent oxidoreductase, with the protein MKMNKKTIFVTGATSGVGLKITELLVAQGHIVYATGRNEVALKTLQRLGANVIQADLTSLTAIDDVCAQLPMLDVAIFSAGVGKFAIAPMLSDDDITEMVELNIRVPMYLAKRLATRMIAREQGQLIFIGSQAGKVATPKASVYAATKHAIVGFTNGLRMELAPYNIKVTAIHPGPIDTPFLDKVNDESGYRESLGRLLLTPEEVAQATVKTIERPVREVNLPRMMGLTSKLYALAPATIEFLAKPLFNKK; encoded by the coding sequence ATGAAAATGAATAAAAAGACAATCTTTGTAACAGGTGCAACGAGTGGAGTTGGCTTGAAAATTACCGAATTGTTAGTTGCACAAGGCCATATCGTATATGCCACAGGGCGTAATGAAGTAGCTTTAAAAACATTACAACGTTTAGGGGCCAATGTAATACAAGCTGATTTAACTTCACTAACAGCAATCGATGACGTATGTGCGCAGCTACCTATGCTTGATGTAGCCATTTTTTCTGCTGGTGTAGGGAAGTTCGCTATTGCACCGATGTTATCAGATGACGATATTACCGAAATGGTGGAGCTTAATATTCGTGTTCCGATGTATTTAGCAAAGCGTCTAGCGACTCGAATGATTGCGCGTGAACAAGGACAACTAATATTTATCGGTTCACAGGCCGGTAAGGTAGCAACGCCTAAAGCAAGTGTATATGCTGCGACAAAACACGCCATTGTCGGCTTTACAAATGGCCTGCGTATGGAGCTAGCCCCATACAATATTAAAGTAACGGCGATACATCCTGGACCAATTGATACACCATTTTTAGATAAAGTAAATGATGAAAGTGGTTATCGAGAGTCCTTAGGTAGATTGTTATTAACACCAGAAGAGGTGGCACAAGCGACGGTAAAAACAATTGAACGTCCAGTCCGAGAAGTCAACTTGCCACGAATGATGGGGTTGACGAGTAAACTGTATGCATTAGCGCCAGCTACCATCGAATTTTTAGCAAAACCATTATTCAATAAAAAATAA
- a CDS encoding argininosuccinate synthase: MANKKVVLAYSGGLDTSVAIPWLKEQGWDVIAVCLDVGEGKDLEFVKNKALQVGAIESYMVDAKDEFAEQYALISLQAHTWYEQKYPLVSALSRPLISKKLVEIANEVGADAVAHGCTGKGNDQVRFEVSIKALNPDLEVLAPVREWGWSRDEEIEYAMQHNVPIPATLDSPFSIDQNLWGRANEAGVMEDPWVSPPEEAYGLTISVENAPNEAEYVEIEFIAGKPVSLNGKEMKLADLIQELNAIAGAHGVGRIDHVENRLVGIKSREVYEIPGAKVLLTAHKELEDLTLVKELAHFKPVIEKKLSELIYDGLWFSPLRDALQAFLAESQQYVNGTVRVKLYKGHAIVEGRKSPNSLYNEKLATYSKEDQFNHASAVGFIELWGLPTVVNSSVNKK; the protein is encoded by the coding sequence ATGGCAAACAAAAAAGTAGTATTAGCATACTCAGGCGGTCTTGATACTTCTGTAGCAATTCCGTGGTTAAAAGAACAAGGTTGGGACGTAATTGCAGTTTGTCTAGACGTTGGTGAAGGTAAAGATCTTGAATTTGTAAAAAATAAAGCACTTCAAGTTGGTGCAATTGAATCTTATATGGTAGATGCGAAGGATGAATTTGCTGAACAATATGCACTTATTTCGTTACAGGCGCATACTTGGTACGAACAAAAATACCCATTAGTATCAGCACTATCTCGTCCTTTAATTTCTAAAAAATTAGTGGAAATCGCTAACGAAGTGGGTGCGGACGCAGTAGCTCACGGTTGCACAGGTAAAGGAAATGACCAAGTTCGTTTCGAAGTTTCAATTAAAGCATTAAATCCAGACTTAGAAGTTTTAGCACCTGTACGTGAGTGGGGCTGGAGCCGTGATGAAGAAATCGAATATGCAATGCAACATAATGTTCCGATTCCTGCAACATTAGATTCACCATTCTCGATTGACCAAAACTTATGGGGTCGTGCAAATGAAGCGGGCGTAATGGAAGATCCTTGGGTATCACCACCAGAAGAAGCTTATGGCTTAACAATTTCTGTAGAAAACGCACCAAATGAAGCTGAATATGTAGAAATCGAATTCATTGCTGGTAAACCAGTGTCATTAAACGGTAAAGAAATGAAGCTTGCTGATTTAATTCAAGAACTGAATGCAATAGCAGGTGCGCACGGTGTTGGTCGTATCGATCATGTTGAAAACCGTTTAGTTGGGATTAAATCTCGTGAAGTGTACGAAATTCCAGGTGCAAAAGTACTTTTAACTGCGCATAAGGAGCTTGAAGACTTAACGCTTGTGAAAGAATTAGCACACTTTAAACCAGTTATTGAGAAAAAATTATCAGAACTAATTTATGATGGTTTATGGTTCTCTCCTTTACGTGATGCATTACAAGCATTCCTTGCAGAATCACAACAATATGTAAATGGAACTGTACGTGTGAAACTTTATAAAGGTCATGCGATTGTAGAAGGACGTAAATCACCAAATTCACTATACAATGAAAAATTAGCAACATACTCTAAAGAAGACCAATTCAATCACGCATCAGCTGTAGGCTTCATCGAATTATGGGGTCTGCCAACAGTGGTTAACTCTTCAGTTAATAAAAAATAA
- the argH gene encoding argininosuccinate lyase, producing MTKLWGGRFQKSAEAWVDEFGASIGFDQQLVLEDLEGSVAHVTMLGATGILPAADVEAILGGLAQLQEKAIAGELEFTVANEDIHLNLEKMLIDCIGPVGGKLHTGRSRNDQVATDMHIFLKKRVKEAIDLIETFQKTLIEKAEEHVETIAPGYTHLQRAQPISFAHHLMAYFWMLERDKQRFTESMKRIDILPLGAGAMAGTTFPIDRLKSAELLGFSDVYANSMDAVSDRDFIVEFLSNSSLLMAHLSRFAEEIILWSTDEFKFIELDDAFSTGSSIMPQKKNPDMAELIRGKTGRVYGNLMGLLTVLKGTPLTYNKDMQEDKEGMFDTVHTILGSLKIFEGMVRTMTVNTERLHKAVHSDFSNATELADYLATKGMPFREAHEVTGKLVFTCIQKGIYLLDLPIEDMKKESELIETDIYDVLAPEAAVRRRHSLGGTGFDQVTIQIEKAKACLS from the coding sequence ATGACAAAACTTTGGGGCGGACGTTTCCAAAAATCAGCAGAAGCATGGGTTGATGAGTTTGGCGCATCGATTGGCTTTGACCAACAACTTGTTTTGGAAGACCTAGAAGGTAGTGTCGCACATGTCACGATGCTTGGTGCTACAGGAATTTTACCAGCAGCTGATGTAGAAGCGATTCTTGGCGGTCTTGCACAATTACAAGAAAAAGCAATCGCAGGGGAGCTAGAATTTACTGTTGCGAATGAAGATATTCACTTAAACCTTGAAAAAATGCTAATTGATTGCATCGGACCAGTTGGAGGTAAACTTCATACAGGTCGTAGCCGTAATGACCAAGTAGCAACAGATATGCATATTTTCTTGAAAAAACGTGTAAAGGAAGCAATCGATTTAATCGAGACATTCCAAAAAACGTTAATAGAAAAAGCTGAGGAGCATGTTGAAACAATTGCGCCAGGCTATACGCATTTACAACGTGCGCAACCGATTTCTTTTGCACATCATTTAATGGCCTATTTTTGGATGCTTGAGCGCGATAAACAACGTTTTACAGAATCCATGAAACGCATTGATATATTACCACTAGGTGCTGGTGCGATGGCAGGGACAACCTTCCCGATTGACCGTCTAAAATCAGCAGAGCTACTTGGCTTTAGTGACGTATATGCAAATTCCATGGATGCGGTAAGTGACCGTGATTTTATCGTCGAGTTTTTAAGTAATTCATCATTGTTAATGGCGCATTTATCTCGTTTTGCCGAAGAAATTATTTTATGGTCAACAGATGAATTTAAATTTATCGAATTGGATGATGCCTTCTCAACAGGGTCTTCCATTATGCCACAAAAGAAAAATCCCGATATGGCAGAGCTAATTCGCGGAAAAACGGGTCGTGTCTACGGTAACCTTATGGGCTTACTAACTGTACTAAAAGGAACACCGTTAACTTACAACAAGGATATGCAAGAAGACAAAGAAGGTATGTTCGATACAGTGCATACGATTCTTGGATCTTTAAAAATCTTTGAAGGTATGGTGCGCACGATGACAGTAAATACAGAGCGTTTGCACAAGGCAGTACACTCTGACTTCTCAAATGCGACGGAATTGGCAGACTACCTTGCGACGAAAGGGATGCCATTCCGTGAAGCACATGAAGTAACAGGTAAATTAGTCTTTACATGTATTCAAAAGGGCATTTATTTATTAGATTTACCAATTGAAGACATGAAAAAAGAAAGTGAGCTTATCGAAACAGATATTTATGATGTATTGGCACCTGAAGCAGCTGTACGTCGTAGACATTCACTAGGTGGTACAGGTTTCGATCAAGTCACTATTCAAATCGAGAAAGCAAAAGCTTGTCTTTCTTAA
- a CDS encoding carboxymuconolactone decarboxylase family protein, with product MTDRFTKGLETIKQYVTEEEAAGMVNADALADIAPDLRKMIIEFAYGDVYSRPGLDAKSRALVVITAVVTQGAVPQTKTHITRGLHAGLTPTEIVEALLQLVPYIGFPRVQNALTVAQQVFQDKQLSVE from the coding sequence TTGACGGATCGTTTTACAAAGGGGTTAGAAACGATAAAGCAATATGTCACGGAAGAAGAGGCAGCTGGCATGGTCAACGCCGATGCACTAGCTGATATAGCACCTGATTTGCGCAAAATGATTATCGAGTTCGCCTATGGAGATGTTTATTCACGGCCAGGTCTTGATGCTAAAAGCCGTGCACTTGTCGTAATAACAGCGGTTGTTACACAAGGTGCCGTGCCTCAAACGAAAACACATATTACACGTGGTTTGCATGCAGGGTTAACACCTACAGAAATTGTAGAAGCCCTTTTACAATTAGTGCCCTATATTGGTTTTCCACGTGTGCAAAACGCGTTAACGGTTGCCCAGCAAGTATTTCAGGACAAGCAATTAAGTGTCGAATAG
- a CDS encoding alpha/beta hydrolase has protein sequence MKKLVVLCCIALLLVACSQKEKATKVDTKKEGQVMNEQLIGKWAGDIEIPNGSLPIIVDLQKEGGSLSVPSQGLSNYPFKSVTYDENEVQISINLNGSLIEVIGTLKGEQIEATFNQNGGKFRLLLKPYVEQPAEPVSYETFTVPVKDGDLTVALQKSSKEPSPVVLIIAGSGPTDKDGNSAIAGKNNSLKMLAEGLAQEGVASVRYDKRGIGDNTSLLTKEDDISIDLYVDDAVQILKALSANKDYSSVHIIGHSEGSLIGMLAAQKADVESFVSIAGAGRAADTLLLEQLTGQLTPALTTEATTILATLKKGEQVKNVSPELQALFRPSVQPYMISWLKYNPANELQKVKGRVLIIQGTTDIQVKATDAEALKQGNEKAELIYMDGMNHILKNAPENREENIATYADPTLPLHTNLLPAIHKFIVND, from the coding sequence ATGAAAAAACTAGTTGTATTATGCTGTATCGCATTATTATTAGTTGCCTGTTCACAAAAAGAAAAGGCAACAAAGGTGGACACGAAAAAGGAGGGGCAAGTTATGAATGAACAACTAATCGGAAAATGGGCAGGCGATATTGAAATTCCAAATGGCTCGCTACCAATTATTGTAGATTTACAAAAAGAAGGTGGTTCTTTATCTGTTCCTTCGCAAGGCTTAAGTAATTATCCTTTTAAAAGCGTAACGTATGATGAGAATGAAGTACAAATTAGCATTAACTTAAATGGTTCTCTTATTGAGGTGATTGGAACGTTAAAAGGAGAGCAAATCGAAGCAACGTTTAATCAAAATGGTGGAAAATTCCGTTTGCTATTAAAACCGTATGTAGAACAACCTGCAGAGCCAGTATCCTATGAAACATTCACAGTTCCTGTAAAGGATGGCGATTTAACAGTAGCACTTCAAAAGAGTAGTAAGGAGCCGTCACCAGTCGTCCTCATTATTGCTGGTTCTGGACCGACCGATAAAGATGGTAATTCAGCAATTGCTGGAAAAAATAATAGCTTGAAAATGCTTGCTGAAGGATTAGCGCAAGAAGGTGTTGCAAGTGTGCGATACGATAAACGAGGCATCGGAGATAATACGTCTTTGTTAACGAAAGAGGATGATATCTCTATCGATTTATATGTTGACGATGCAGTTCAAATACTCAAGGCACTTTCAGCAAATAAGGACTATTCAAGTGTCCATATTATTGGCCATAGTGAAGGTTCTTTAATAGGCATGCTCGCTGCACAAAAAGCCGATGTGGAATCATTTGTTTCAATAGCAGGTGCAGGTAGAGCTGCTGATACATTACTGCTAGAGCAATTAACAGGACAATTAACACCTGCCCTAACAACTGAGGCAACAACAATTCTTGCAACACTCAAAAAAGGAGAGCAAGTGAAAAATGTCTCTCCTGAGCTACAAGCATTATTTAGACCTTCTGTGCAGCCATATATGATATCTTGGCTTAAATATAATCCAGCTAATGAGCTTCAAAAAGTTAAAGGTCGCGTTTTAATTATTCAAGGAACAACAGATATCCAAGTGAAAGCTACAGACGCAGAAGCATTAAAGCAAGGCAATGAAAAAGCGGAGCTTATTTATATGGATGGCATGAACCATATTCTTAAAAACGCACCTGAGAATCGAGAGGAGAATATAGCTACCTATGCAGACCCAACATTACCATTGCATACGAACTTATTACCTGCGATTCATAAATTTATCGTAAATGACTAG
- a CDS encoding DUF3784 domain-containing protein, producing MEAIVCLIIMIPFLIFAIVLSQGKGAFLLAGFNTMAQSEKETYNEKALAKFMGKIMYGYCFCILLWALDGVFQTEWLFIVSLLLFIGLTVFTLIFVNTANRFKK from the coding sequence GTGGAAGCCATTGTATGTTTGATCATTATGATTCCATTTTTAATATTTGCAATTGTTTTATCGCAAGGCAAAGGAGCATTTTTACTTGCAGGCTTTAACACAATGGCTCAAAGTGAAAAAGAGACCTATAATGAAAAAGCACTTGCTAAATTTATGGGCAAAATCATGTATGGATACTGTTTTTGTATACTATTATGGGCACTCGATGGGGTATTCCAAACCGAATGGCTCTTTATCGTTAGTCTCCTCCTATTTATAGGGCTCACTGTATTTACACTCATATTTGTAAACACAGCAAATCGCTTTAAAAAGTAA
- a CDS encoding GNAT family N-acetyltransferase, whose protein sequence is MEIRAYQLEDEIGWVRCRVLSFLNTAYFDNVLQKKETYANPAIELVAIKDHQVIGLIDVEYEVQPQTVCSRGDGLGGMIWHIAVHPDYQKIGVGHQLLQAAEKRAKEKNLNRLEAWTRDDKWVNDWYINNKFSIVDSYLHVFIEGEKEMKPTLTSEIQELYPVQAFAHYVGKEKEMIKNRYTRVHECFCFEKKLL, encoded by the coding sequence ATAGAAATTAGAGCGTATCAATTAGAAGATGAAATAGGTTGGGTTCGTTGTAGGGTGTTATCATTTTTAAATACTGCTTATTTTGACAATGTTCTTCAGAAAAAGGAAACATATGCTAACCCAGCCATTGAATTAGTAGCAATTAAGGATCATCAAGTCATTGGTTTAATAGATGTTGAATACGAAGTGCAACCGCAAACTGTTTGTTCTCGAGGCGATGGGTTGGGAGGAATGATTTGGCACATTGCTGTTCATCCTGACTACCAAAAAATAGGAGTCGGTCATCAACTATTGCAAGCTGCTGAAAAAAGAGCGAAAGAAAAAAATTTGAACCGTTTGGAAGCTTGGACAAGAGATGATAAGTGGGTAAACGATTGGTACATAAACAATAAGTTTTCAATTGTAGATTCCTATTTACACGTATTTATTGAAGGTGAAAAGGAAATGAAGCCAACGTTAACATCCGAAATACAAGAATTATACCCCGTTCAAGCATTTGCGCACTATGTAGGAAAGGAAAAGGAGATGATAAAGAATCGCTATACTAGGGTTCATGAATGTTTTTGTTTTGAGAAAAAGTTGTTGTGA
- a CDS encoding sensor domain-containing diguanylate cyclase, with the protein MNIIKKVLWQNKIRNLLRRGHIVIIFIISLCIFIPTIFIEYQQTINHQKEEMTNYLDAQTYFFESWLKERSEDIHTITNLAFVKGYQYEQTQAFFQEYKKQTVFTDLVFVNKEGIVQFDTVTEYQHNGIGIDVKNREYFQVAQKTKQQYITDVLISKVTKEPIIAFASPILDEQQQFNGVVFGTVNFNTVDLLLNESRVGFRGHAYIVNQDGTLLTELVSNKKEVASASQNILSQNYNIDERILTIAQSNQTQSPINSYKDANGEWVLAKSKPINQGKWYFISEVNLLEAYTPLIKRFGLLAICILVGTFLTIKVMLMITKKIEEPIQQLLKGVGKVEQGHYDYKINEKQLAPYAKEFQELCSSFNEMSAKVKEDTILLKELSVTCQLTKLYNRRYLIEQGEHVFQDCKNNEQHCSCIAIDIDFFKKVNDTYGHLTGDEVLKHVAKIIKESVRIKDITTRYGGEEFVILSPATTLESAVKIAERIRKNVEEYPFTIGEQFIPMTVSVGIAEFSNNKDISTFYDLIDKADQALYIAKESGRNMLRVYNGANNFVMR; encoded by the coding sequence TTGAACATAATTAAAAAGGTTTTATGGCAAAATAAGATAAGAAATTTGCTTCGAAGAGGGCATATCGTTATTATTTTTATCATTAGTTTATGTATTTTTATTCCGACAATTTTTATCGAATATCAGCAAACAATTAACCATCAAAAAGAAGAAATGACCAATTACTTAGATGCTCAAACCTATTTTTTTGAAAGCTGGTTAAAGGAGCGTTCCGAGGATATACATACAATAACAAATTTAGCTTTTGTTAAAGGCTATCAGTATGAACAAACGCAAGCATTTTTTCAAGAATATAAAAAACAAACTGTTTTTACTGATTTAGTCTTTGTTAACAAAGAAGGAATAGTACAGTTCGATACAGTGACAGAATATCAACATAACGGGATTGGCATAGATGTAAAAAATCGTGAGTATTTCCAAGTCGCCCAAAAAACGAAGCAACAATATATTACAGATGTATTAATTAGTAAAGTCACAAAGGAGCCAATCATTGCTTTCGCATCGCCTATACTTGATGAGCAACAACAATTTAATGGTGTTGTTTTTGGCACTGTAAATTTTAATACTGTTGATTTGCTTTTAAATGAATCAAGAGTGGGTTTTAGGGGACATGCTTATATAGTCAATCAAGATGGAACTTTGTTAACAGAATTAGTTTCAAATAAGAAAGAAGTGGCTTCAGCTAGTCAAAACATATTGTCGCAAAACTATAACATTGATGAACGAATTTTGACGATTGCTCAATCTAATCAAACGCAATCACCAATAAACTCCTATAAGGACGCAAACGGTGAATGGGTTTTAGCAAAAAGTAAGCCAATTAATCAAGGCAAATGGTATTTTATTTCTGAAGTCAATTTATTGGAAGCGTATACACCTTTAATTAAAAGATTTGGTTTGTTAGCGATTTGTATTTTAGTAGGCACATTTTTAACCATAAAAGTTATGTTAATGATAACGAAAAAGATAGAAGAGCCGATTCAGCAGTTACTAAAAGGTGTTGGTAAGGTGGAGCAAGGTCATTACGATTATAAAATTAATGAAAAACAGTTAGCACCGTATGCCAAAGAGTTTCAGGAGCTTTGTTCATCTTTTAATGAGATGAGCGCGAAAGTGAAAGAAGATACGATATTACTTAAGGAGTTATCTGTTACTTGCCAACTCACGAAACTATATAATCGCCGTTATTTAATTGAGCAGGGCGAGCATGTTTTTCAAGACTGTAAAAACAATGAGCAGCATTGTTCTTGTATTGCGATTGATATCGATTTTTTTAAAAAAGTTAATGATACATATGGGCATCTGACTGGTGATGAGGTACTAAAGCATGTTGCAAAGATTATTAAAGAATCCGTACGAATAAAAGATATCACTACGAGATATGGTGGCGAGGAATTTGTAATTTTATCTCCAGCGACGACGTTGGAAAGTGCTGTGAAAATAGCAGAAAGAATAAGAAAAAATGTTGAAGAGTATCCTTTTACTATAGGTGAACAGTTTATTCCTATGACAGTGAGTGTTGGTATAGCGGAATTTTCCAATAATAAGGACATTTCAACCTTTTACGATTTGATTGATAAGGCAGATCAGGCGCTTTACATTGCTAAGGAAAGTGGTCGAAATATGCTAAGAGTATATAATGGTGCAAATAACTTTGTTATGCGGTAA
- a CDS encoding YpzG family protein encodes MSRPEQLDPKSQKIHRNWTRIKRSKSQVNGETEITLHNRILRSEAKARQF; translated from the coding sequence ATGAGTAGGCCTGAACAACTAGACCCGAAATCTCAAAAAATCCACCGTAACTGGACAAGGATTAAGCGTTCGAAATCTCAAGTAAATGGTGAAACGGAGATTACTCTCCATAACCGTATCTTGAGAAGTGAAGCGAAAGCCCGACAGTTTTAA
- a CDS encoding GNAT family N-acetyltransferase, whose protein sequence is MEMDNQMNIRVARLADAKKMLEIQQEVLAEELFLITTTEEYQQTIEGQQAWIQSKLANDHETILIAEHNDEVVGWLVFQSPNRKRLAHTCSFGMMVRKDYRGQGIGKRLIGELLTWAVANPVIEKVCLGVFSTNIGAIALYRKMGFIEEGRKIKEIKVRDNEYVDDVLMYKMV, encoded by the coding sequence ATGGAAATGGACAATCAAATGAACATTCGTGTTGCACGTCTTGCTGATGCAAAAAAAATGCTTGAAATCCAACAAGAAGTTTTAGCGGAAGAACTATTTTTAATAACGACAACTGAAGAATATCAGCAAACGATCGAAGGACAACAAGCATGGATACAGTCGAAATTAGCAAATGACCATGAAACAATTTTAATTGCAGAACACAATGATGAAGTCGTTGGCTGGCTAGTATTTCAGTCGCCAAATCGAAAACGTTTAGCCCATACTTGTAGTTTTGGCATGATGGTTCGAAAAGATTATCGAGGGCAAGGAATTGGTAAACGTTTAATAGGGGAATTACTGACATGGGCGGTTGCCAATCCAGTAATTGAAAAAGTTTGCTTAGGTGTATTTTCAACAAATATAGGCGCCATTGCTCTTTATCGAAAAATGGGCTTTATAGAAGAAGGTAGAAAGATTAAGGAAATTAAAGTAAGGGATAATGAGTATGTTGATGATGTGTTAATGTACAAAATGGTTTAA
- a CDS encoding cupin domain-containing protein, whose translation MKIYQFSKDSGNAINNYNSLYSFYTKIMKTVEPTNIGFIYIEAGGVVGLHEAPVPQLFIVIQGEGWVCGKDREKLLVKQGEGILWQEGEAHESGSDNGLTALVIQSTQIDLLE comes from the coding sequence ATGAAAATTTATCAGTTCTCAAAGGATAGTGGCAATGCAATTAACAATTACAACTCACTTTATTCATTTTATACTAAAATAATGAAAACAGTAGAGCCAACAAATATTGGTTTTATATACATAGAAGCGGGTGGTGTAGTTGGATTACATGAAGCACCAGTACCACAGCTATTCATTGTTATTCAGGGAGAAGGATGGGTCTGTGGAAAAGACAGGGAGAAATTACTTGTAAAACAAGGGGAGGGAATTCTTTGGCAAGAGGGAGAAGCACATGAGTCAGGAAGTGACAATGGGTTAACAGCCCTCGTTATTCAATCTACGCAAATTGATTTGCTTGAATAA